In Cedecea neteri, a single genomic region encodes these proteins:
- the tdk gene encoding thymidine kinase, whose protein sequence is MAQLYFYYSAMNAGKSTALLQSSWNYQERGMRTLVYTAEIDNRFGVGKVSSRIGLSSPARLYNPTTDLLADIRAEQQSAPIHCVLVDESQFLSKEQVYALSDVVDELDIPVLCYGLRTDFRGELFSGSQYLLALSDKLVELKTICFCGRKASMVLRLDQEGRPYNEGEQVVIGGNERYVSVCRKHYKEALLKGSLQAIQGN, encoded by the coding sequence ATGGCTCAACTCTATTTTTACTACTCAGCAATGAATGCGGGAAAATCGACAGCGCTACTTCAGTCATCCTGGAATTACCAGGAAAGGGGGATGCGTACGCTGGTCTACACCGCCGAGATTGATAATCGCTTTGGTGTGGGTAAGGTCAGTTCGCGTATTGGTCTGTCTTCCCCGGCCAGGCTTTATAATCCGACTACGGACCTGCTGGCCGACATCCGTGCCGAACAGCAATCTGCACCGATACACTGCGTGCTGGTGGACGAAAGTCAGTTTTTATCTAAAGAGCAGGTTTATGCTTTATCTGATGTTGTCGATGAGCTGGATATTCCTGTTTTATGCTACGGGCTGCGAACGGATTTTCGCGGGGAGTTATTTAGCGGCAGCCAGTATCTTCTGGCGCTGTCAGACAAATTGGTTGAGCTGAAAACGATTTGTTTCTGTGGTCGTAAAGCCAGTATGGTGCTGCGTCTCGATCAGGAAGGTCGGCCTTATAATGAGGGCGAACAGGTAGTAATAGGCGGGAATGAACGCTATGTGTCGGTCTGCCGTAAGCATTATAAAGAAGCTTTGCTTAAAGGCTCTCTACAGGCCATTCAGGGCAACTGA
- the hns gene encoding histone-like nucleoid-structuring protein H-NS, producing the protein MSEALKILNNIRTLRAQARECTLETLEEMLEKLEVVVNERREEENAAAAEVEERTRKLQQYREMLIADGIDPNELLNSIAAVKSAGKAKRAARPAKYQYIDENGETKTWTGQGRTPAVIKKAMDEQGKKLEDFLL; encoded by the coding sequence ATGAGCGAAGCACTTAAAATTCTGAACAACATCCGTACTCTTCGTGCCCAGGCAAGAGAATGCACCCTGGAAACTCTGGAAGAGATGCTGGAGAAATTAGAAGTTGTCGTTAACGAACGTCGTGAAGAAGAAAACGCGGCGGCTGCTGAAGTTGAAGAGCGCACCCGTAAACTGCAGCAATACCGTGAAATGCTGATTGCTGACGGCATCGACCCTAACGAACTGCTGAACAGCATTGCTGCTGTTAAATCTGCAGGTAAAGCGAAGCGCGCAGCGCGTCCTGCTAAATACCAGTACATCGACGAAAACGGCGAAACTAAAACCTGGACTGGCCAGGGCCGTACTCCAGCAGTAATCAAGAAAGCAATGGATGAGCAAGGTAAGAAACTGGAAGACTTCCTGCTGTAA
- a CDS encoding UDP-glucose dehydrogenase family protein has product MKVTVFGIGYVGLVQAAVLADVGHDVMCIDVDAKKVENLKKGEIPIFEPGLAPLVKKNYEEGRLQFSTNAEEGVNHGEMHYIAVGTPPDEDGSADLKYVTSVARTIAQYMDSHKVVIDKSTVPVGTADKVRAVMEETLKSRGLEINFDVVSNPEFLKEGAAVADCMRPERIVIGTDNEEVIELLRELYEPFNRNHDRMILMDIRSAELTKYAANCMLATKISFMNEIANLAERLGADIEKVRMGIGSDSRIGYSFIYPGCGYGGSCFPKDVQALIRTAEQIGYTPKILQAVEEVNYAQKQKLPEFVTRHFGQDLKGKTFALWGLSFKPNTDDMREASSRVLIEALWERGAQVQAYDPEAMDETQRIYGHRSDLRLMGTKEAALQGADALVVCTEWQSFKAPDFDLMKKSLKQPVIFDGRNLYDPDRLNKRGFVYYAIGRGASINIV; this is encoded by the coding sequence ATGAAAGTTACCGTATTTGGTATTGGCTATGTTGGTTTAGTCCAGGCCGCCGTGCTCGCTGATGTAGGGCATGACGTCATGTGTATCGACGTGGACGCAAAGAAAGTGGAAAACCTGAAAAAAGGTGAAATCCCTATCTTTGAGCCAGGCCTTGCGCCGTTGGTTAAGAAAAATTATGAAGAAGGGCGCCTGCAGTTCAGCACCAATGCTGAAGAGGGTGTCAACCATGGTGAAATGCACTATATCGCCGTGGGGACTCCGCCGGATGAAGACGGTTCCGCTGACCTGAAATATGTGACTTCCGTTGCGCGTACCATTGCGCAGTACATGGATTCACATAAAGTCGTCATCGATAAGTCAACAGTGCCCGTTGGCACGGCAGACAAAGTCCGTGCGGTGATGGAAGAAACCCTTAAATCTCGTGGTCTGGAGATTAACTTTGATGTGGTTTCTAACCCGGAGTTCCTGAAAGAAGGTGCCGCGGTTGCCGACTGCATGCGTCCTGAACGCATCGTCATCGGGACGGATAACGAAGAGGTTATTGAGCTGCTTCGCGAGCTGTACGAGCCGTTCAACCGTAATCACGATCGCATGATTCTGATGGATATCCGCAGCGCCGAGCTGACCAAATACGCCGCTAACTGTATGCTGGCGACTAAAATCAGCTTCATGAACGAAATTGCTAATCTGGCCGAACGTCTCGGGGCTGATATCGAGAAAGTGCGTATGGGCATCGGCTCTGACTCCCGGATTGGCTACAGCTTTATCTATCCTGGCTGTGGCTACGGCGGCTCCTGCTTCCCGAAAGATGTTCAGGCGCTGATTCGCACCGCAGAGCAGATTGGCTACACGCCAAAAATTCTGCAGGCGGTTGAAGAGGTTAACTATGCCCAGAAGCAAAAGCTGCCTGAATTTGTGACTCGCCACTTCGGCCAGGATCTGAAAGGCAAAACTTTTGCGCTTTGGGGACTTTCCTTCAAGCCAAATACAGACGATATGCGTGAAGCTTCCAGCCGTGTGCTGATCGAAGCACTTTGGGAGCGCGGTGCGCAGGTGCAGGCTTACGATCCTGAAGCTATGGATGAAACTCAGCGTATTTATGGCCACCGCAGTGATTTAAGGCTGATGGGAACCAAAGAAGCGGCCCTGCAGGGCGCTGATGCGCTTGTGGTTTGTACCGAGTGGCAGAGCTTTAAGGCCCCGGATTTCGATCTGATGAAGAAATCCCTGAAACAGCCGGTCATCTTTGATGGTCGTAATCTTTATGATCCAGATAGACTGAATAAGCGTGGTTTTGTTTATTACGCTATTGGTCGCGGTGCTTCCATTAATATCGTCTAA